A genomic window from Dermacentor silvarum isolate Dsil-2018 chromosome 9, BIME_Dsil_1.4, whole genome shotgun sequence includes:
- the LOC119464764 gene encoding metalloprotease mig-17-like, whose protein sequence is MGEDKAGTFVGTRIMTHELGHTLGCPHDGYQYTGFSSKDCPWYDGFLMTYLKNSSNSMKFSTCCNNAITRLARSGQGWCLHEMNAKRRINRMHDTHRLPGEVLKRDEVCKLAFPTVEGIHFATASFICAATAGTEAAPRLRDKQRSN, encoded by the exons ATGGGTGAAGACAAGGCAGGAACGTTCGTTGGAACTAGGATAATGACTCACGAACTGGGACATAC ACTTGGTTGCCCACACGACGGATATCAATACACTGGCTTTTCATCGAAGGACTGCCCATGGTATGATGGCTTCCTGATGACATACCTAAAGAATAGCAGCAACAGCATGAAATTCTCCACCTGCTGCAACAATGCGATTACGCGTCTTGCACG GTCTGGCCAGGGTTGGTGCCTCCATGAAATGAACGCCAAGCGCAGAATAAACAGAATGCACGACACACACCGGCTACCCGGAGAAGTGTTAAAAAGGGATGAGGTCTGCAAGCTCGCTTTCCCTACTGTTGAAGGCATCCACTTTGCAACGGCGAGTTTCAT aTGTGCGGCCACGGCTGGTACGGAAGCCGCGCCCCGCCTCAGGGACAAACAAAGGTCGAATTAG